The Tachyglossus aculeatus isolate mTacAcu1 chromosome 22, mTacAcu1.pri, whole genome shotgun sequence genome window below encodes:
- the INTS5 gene encoding integrator complex subunit 5, translating to MSALCDPPGPPAPPGPAPNNHGNNTLSAQELSREIKAFLTGADPATGHQLSARAHARCGLLLLRSLPPARAAVLDHLRGVFDESARAHLAVLEAGAGAGPPPPRPPAPAPPAGPGLEDVVQEAQQVLSEFVRANPKAWAPLVSAWAIDLMGQLSSKYSGRHQRVPHAAGSLNELLQLWMGCGATRTLMDIYVQCLSALIGTCPDACVDALLDTSVQHSPHFDWVVAHIGSSFPGTIISRVLSCGLKDFRVHGGPAAAAAAAAAGPGEPFPAPAGAGEKRVPKIASVVGILGHLASRHGDSIRRELLRMFRESLAGGPGGRGGDPASQATVPFLLQLAVMSPALLGTVSGELVDCLRPPAVLGQLQRHLQAFPREELDNMLSLAVHLVSQASGGGAYRLLQFLVDTAMPASVITPPGSAVPDAAREACDRLVQLLLLHLQKLVHDRGGGGAGDGAAAGPPPPPRPVPFLDALRGHVAELCAETLRLERKRFLWQHQLLGLLAVYTRPSCGPEALGHLLCRARTPEELSLATQLFAGLAVSLAGLLPAALRGCLARVHAGALPAPLTARLLRNLALLVGWEQQGGEGPAALGARLGEAAAAHLADLAPLLLHPEEEVAAAAASLLAACPFPRGALPPAPLLGLVRAAVRRFFAALRRQGPPGVAPPPRLLARLARASPAGLKAVLQLLVEGALHRGNVDLFGGEAPGAEEPAAPAPAPAPASLLDTNRRHTAAVPGPGGVWSVFHAGVIGRGLKPPRAARSRGREEVAYNTQTLLGLLARCCCRRHPGAGAGPAGRWGAPALSPEAAKAVAVTLVESVCPDAAGAELAWPPEEQARATVERDLRIGRRFREQPLLFELLGLVAAAPPALCYCSVLLRGLLAALLGHWEASRHPDTARSPWQLAASCALVALMAEGGLLPPALGNMHEAFGQLAPYEVRLLLLSVWGFVREHGPLPQKFVFQPERGRFGRDFSREGGADGGPHLAVLHSVLHRNIDRLGLLSGRFQAAPSPDGAAGPVPS from the exons ATGTCTGCGCTGTGCgacccccccgggcccccggccccgccgggaCCCGCCCCCAACAACCACGGCAACAACACCCTCAG CGCCCAGGAGCTGTCCCGGGAGATTAAGGCGTTCCTGACGGGCGCGGACCCGGCGACGGGCCACCAGCTGTCGGCCCGGGCCCACGCCCGCTGCGGCCTCCTCCTGCTGcgctccctgcccccggcccgggccgcTGTGCTGGACCACCTTCGGGGCGTGTTCGACGAGAGCGCCCGCGCCCACCTGGCCGTCCtggaggccggggccggggccggcccgcccccgccgcgcccgccggccccggccccgccggcggGCCCGGGGCTGGAGGACGTGGTGCAGGAGGCGCAGCAGGTCCTGTCGGAGTTCGTGCGGGCCAACCCCAAGGCCTGGGCCCCGCTGGTCAGCGCCTGGGCCATCGACCTCATGGGGCAGCTGAGCAGCAAGTACTCGGGCCGCCACCAGCGCGTGCCGCACGCGGCCGGCTCCCTCAACGAGCTGCTGCAGCTGTGGATGGGCTGCGGGGCCACCCGGACCCTGATGGACATCTACGTGCAGTGCCTGTCGGCCCTCATCGGCACCTGCCCGGACGCCTGCGTGGACGCCCTCCTGGACACCTCGGTCCAGCACTCCCCGCACTTCGACTGGGTGGTGGCCCACATCGGCTCCTCCTTCCCCGGCACCATCATCTCGCGGGTCCTGTCGTGCGGGCTCAAGGACTTCCGCGTCCACGGCGGGccggcggccgccgccgccgccgccgccgccggccccgggGAGCCCTTCCCCGCCCCGGCCGGCGCCGGGGAGAAGCGGGTGCCCAAGATCGCCTCGGTGGTGGGCATCCTGGGCCACCTGGCCTCCCGCCACGGGGACAGCATCCGGCGGGAGCTCCTGCGCATGTTCCGCGAGAGCCTGGCCGGGGGGCCCGGCGGGCGCGGGGGCGACCCCGCCTCGCAGGCCACGGTGCCCTTCCTGCTGCAGCTGGCCGTCATGTCCCCGGCCCTGCTGGGCACGGTGTCGGGGGAGCTGGTGGACTGCCTGAGGCCGCCGGCCGTCCTGGGTCAGCTGCAGAGGCACCTGCAGGCCTTCCCCCGGGAGGAGCTGGACAACATGCTGAGCCTGGCCGTGCACCTGGTCAGCCAGGCCTCGGGCGGCGGGGCCTACCGCCTGCTGCAGTTCCTGGTGGACACGGCCATGCCGGCCTCGGTCATCACGCCGCCGGGCTCGGCCGTCCCGGACGCGGCGCGGGAGGCCTGCGACCGCCtggtgcagctgctgctgctgcacctgCAGAAGCTGGTGCACGACCGCGGCGGCGGGGGCGCGGGCGACGGGGCGGCGgcgggcccgcccccgcccccgcggccGGTGCCCTTCCTGGACGCGCTGCGGGGCCACGTGGCGGAACTGTGCGCCGAGACCCTGCGGCTGGAGCGCAAGCGGTTCCTCTGGCAGCACCAGCTGCTGGGGCTGCTGGCCGTCTACACCCGGCCCAGCTGCGGGCCCGAGGCCCTGGGCCACCTGCTCTGCCGCGCCCGCACCCCCGAGGAGCTGAGCCTGGCCACCCAGCTGTTCGCCGGGCTGGCCGTCAGCCTGGCGGGCCTGCTGCCCGCGGCCCTGCGGGGCTGCCTGGCGCGGGTGCACGCCGGGGCCCTGCCGGCCCCGCTCACGGCCCGCCTGCTGCGCAACCTGGCCCTCCTGGTCGGGTGGGAGCAGCAGGGGGGCGAGGGCCCCGCCGCCCTGGGCGCCCGGCTCGGGGAGGCCGCCGCCGCCCACCTGGCGGACCTGGCCCCGCTGCTCCTGCACCCCGAGGAGGaggtggccgccgccgccgcctccctgcTGGCCGCCTGCCCCTTCCCGCGGGGGGCCCTCCCGCCGGCCCCGCTGCTGGGCCTGGTGCGGGCCGCCGTGCGCCGCTTCTTCGCCGCCCTGCGCCGCCAGGGCCCCCCCGGCGTGGCCCCGCCGCCCCGGCTCCTGGCCCGCCTGGCGCGGGCCTCGCCCGCGGGGCTCAAGGCCGTCCTGCAGCTGCTGGTGGAGGGCGCCCTGCACCGCGGCAACGTGGACCTGTTCGGCGGGGAGGCCCCGGGGGCCGAGGAgcccgccgccccggccccggccccggcccccgcctcccTGCTGGACACCAACCGGCGCCACACGGCCGCCgtgcccgggcccgggggggtcTGGTCGGTCTTCCACGCCGGGGTCATCGGCCGGGGGCTGAAGCCGCCCCGGGCGGCCCGCTCCCGCGGCCGCGAGGAGGTGGCCTACAACACGCAGACGCTCCTCGGCCTGCTGGcccgctgctgctgccgccgccaccccggggccggggccgggcccgccggCCGCTGGGGCGCCCCGGCCCTCAGCCCCGAGGCCGCCAAGGCGGTGGCGGTGACCCTGGTGGAGAGCGTCTGCCCGGACGCGGCCGGGGCCGAGCTGGCCTGGCCCCCCGAGGAGCAGGCCCGGGCCACCGTGGAGCGCGACCTGCGCATCGGCCGCCGCTTCCGCGAGCAGCCGCTGCTGTTCGAGCTGCTGGGCCTGGTGGCCGCCGCCCCGCCGGCGCTGTGCTACTGCTCCGTCCTGCTGCGCGGGCTCCTGGCcgccctgctgggtcactgggaggcCTCCCGCCACCCGGACACGGCCCGCTCGCCCTGGCAGCTGGCCGCCTCCTGCGCCCTGGTGGCCCTCATGGCCGAGGGCGGCCTGCTGCCGCCCGCCCTGGGCAACATGCACGAGGCCTTCGGCCAGCTGGCGCCCTACGAGGtgcggctgctgctgctcagcgtCTGGGGCTTCGTGCGCGAGCACGGGCCGCTGCCCCAGAAGTTCGTCTTCCAGCCCGAGCGGGGCCGGTTCGGGCGCGACTTCTCCCGGGAGGGCGGCGCGGACGGCGGACCCCACCTGGCCGTCCTGCACAGCGTCCTCCACCGCAACATCGACCGCCTGGGCCTCCTCTCGGGCAGGTTTCAGGCCGCCCCTTCCCCGGACGGGGCCGCGGGGCCGGTGCCCTcctga
- the C22H11orf98 gene encoding uncharacterized protein C11orf98 homolog codes for MGAPGGKINRPRTELGKKLFKRRRVLNRERRRRHRVFGAVVDEGLITHHHLKKRASSTRANITLSGKKRRKLLQQIRHAQKEKAAMEVEAPAKPARTSKPSRPPRRKKTRAVVIQDVEMEEL; via the exons ATGGGAGCCCCCGGAGGGAAGATCAACAGGCCACGCacg GAACTGGGAAAGAAGCTGTTCAAGAGGCGTCGGGTGCTGAAccgggagcggcggcggcggcaccgAGTGTTTGGTGCCGTGGTGGACGAGGGCCTCATCACTCATCATCACCTCAAGAAGAGAGC GTCCAGCACCCGGGCCAACATCACACTGTCAGGGAAGAAGCGCAGGAAACTGCTACAGCAGATCCGCCATGCTCAGAAGGAGAAGGCAGCAATGGAGG TGGAAGCCCCCGCAAAACCAGCCAGGACCAGTAAACCTTCCAGGCCTCCAAGGAGAAAGAAAACCAGAGCTGTGGTTATCCAGGATGTGGAGATGGAGGAGCTGTGA